The following are encoded together in the Salvia hispanica cultivar TCC Black 2014 chromosome 6, UniMelb_Shisp_WGS_1.0, whole genome shotgun sequence genome:
- the LOC125196852 gene encoding 8-hydroxyquercetin 8-O-methyltransferase-like: MALPNAVDSTQELLNAQSHVWNLIFSYISSMSLKSAIQLGIPDAIHKHNKPITLSQLADALSINKAKSPALFRLMRILVHSKIFDKVKIEHEEEAYSLTRASRLLLRDEPLSFAPFALAMIDPIIADPFHNVTEWFKDECTSPFSTRNGSGLFEFIGNDRVFNQVFNEGMASDARFVGSILVEKCKHVFEGLTTLVDVGGGTGTVAKIVADAFPGLKCAVLELPYVVAGLEGSENLRFVSGDMLEFIPPADAVFFKWIFHDWSDEDCIKILERCKEAIFPSKEKGGKVIIVEMVVDCEKQEDEGIETQLCMDMLMMTVTTGKERSEKEWAKLFAAAGFPNYKITPILGLRSVIEVFLS, encoded by the exons ATGGCCTTGCCTAATGCAGTAGATTCCACCCAAGAGCTTCTGAATGCTCAATCTCATGTTTGGAATCTCATATTCAGCTACATAAGTTCAATGTCCCTTAAATCCGCAATTCAATTAGGTATACCCGATGCCATCCACAAACACAATAAACCTATTACACTTTCTCAACTAGCCGATGCCCTCTCCATCAACAAAGCCAAATCCCCCGCCCTCTTTCGCCTTATGCGAATTCTAGTCCACTCCAAGATCTTCGACAAGGTTAAGATCGAACATGAGGAAGAGGCCTACTCGCTCACAAGGGCTTCGCGTCTCTTGCTGAGAGACGAGCCCTTGAGCTTCGCCCCTTTCGCGCTAGCCATGATTGATCCGATCATAGCGGATCCGTTCCATAATGTGACCGAATGGTTTAAAGATGAATGCACATCTCCATTCTCTACCAGAAATGGGAGTggtttatttgaatttataggAAACGATAGGGTTTTTAATCAAGTGTTCAATGAAGGAATGGCTAGTGATGCGAGGTTTGTGGGAAGCATACTCGTGGAAAAATGCAAGCATGTTTTTGAGGGTTTGACAACTTTGGTGGATGTGGGAGGCGGCACTGGCACGGTGGCGAAGATCGTTGCAGACGCCTTTCCTGGCTTGAAATGCGCGGTGCTCGAGCTCCCCTACGTTGTTGCCGGGCTTGAGGGATCTGAGAATCTGAGATTTGTTAGTGGAGACATGCTTGAGTTCATTCCACCAGCTGATGCAGTTTTCTTCAAA TGGATATTCCATGACTGGAGCGATGAAGATTGTATTAAGATTTTGGAGAGATGCAAAGAAGCAATATTTCCAAGCAAAGAGAAAGGTGGAAAAGTGATTATAGTGGAAATGGTAGTGGATTGTGAGAAACAAGAAGATGAGGGCATTGAAACTCAGCTGTGTATGGATATGTTGATGATGACTGTGACAACTGGAAAAGAGAGAAGTGAGAAAGAGTGGGCTAAGCTCTTTGCTGCAGCTGGCTTCCCAAATTACAAGATCACTCCTATCTTAGGGTTGAGGTCTGTAATCGAGGTATTTCtttcatga